In Aegilops tauschii subsp. strangulata cultivar AL8/78 chromosome 3, Aet v6.0, whole genome shotgun sequence, one genomic interval encodes:
- the LOC109776622 gene encoding LEAF RUST 10 DISEASE-RESISTANCEUS RECEPTOR-LIKE PROTEIN KINASE-like 2.5 has translation MHPSSLLLILTILPILSTLHPPAAAANGTAQDAGCPPVTCGNLTLAYPFWLAGQDRFSCGPPAFQLTCNDSAAGAFVGTSYMKVLDIDYGNRSLVVVHVLVAADVACNILFNVSSAFAITDRFSISRRNRELYVLYSCKERRPPPGAAPVTNCSPNTRGMYVYLGGNYGMGQPPANEGSCETAIFPVLGAEPAGMTAANYRQLIKGGFLLEWEPVGDCNACKASGGRCRYDANTSAFTCLCSDGSMHQSTCDTKHNRRFTLIVSLSAASILVFACLACLMYRQRKNIRSAIFRIYSSNTSNIDEMLRKCESLALKRYKYSQLKKITRSFKDELGEGGYGVVHKGSLQDGRMVAVKLLKGSKGNGEDFLNEVMSIGRTSHVNIVSLLGFCLDGSHRALIYEYMSNGSLQKHIYSESSKQAIGWGVFLKIAIGIARGLEYLHQGCNTCIIHFDIKPNNILLDDELCPKIADFGMAKLCHLKESVLSMAEARGTVGFIAPEVFSRGFGLVSTKSDVYSYGMMLLEMVQGKKDEKGKADSSSETFFPHWVWDNLASELHGSKAKYRTEEIVRRMTLVGLWCIQMNPESRPSMSRVIEMLERSMGELEMPPRPFLFSPVHSTTASSYASVQVMMSSP, from the exons ATGCATCCCAGCTCGTTGCTACTGATCCTAACAATCTTACCAATCTTGTCCACCTTGCATCCACCGGCAGCCGCCGCCAATGGCACGGCCCAAGACGCAGGCTGCCCGCCGGTGACATGCGGGAACCTCACCTTGGCGTACCCGTTCTGGCTGGCCGGCCAGGACAGGTTCTCCTGCGGCCCGCCGGCGTTCCAGCTCACCTGCAACGACTCGGCGGCCGGCGCTTTCGTGGGCACCTCCTACATGAAGGTCCTTGACATCGACTACGGCAACCGCTCCCTTGTCGTCGTCCACGTCCTCGTGGCCGCCGATGTCGCGTGCAACATCTTGTTCAACGTGTCCTCGGCCTTCGCCATCACCGACAGGTTCAGCATCAGCCGCAGGAACAGGGAGCTCTACGTGCTGTACAGCTGCAAGGAGAGGCGTCCGCCGCCTGGTGCTGCCCCGGTGACCAACTGCAGCCCCAACACCAGAGGCATGTACGTGTACCTCGGGGGAAACTACGGCATGGGCCAGCCCCCGGCGAATGAAGGGAGCTGCGAGACCGCCATATTTCCGGTGCTCGGGGCGGAGCCGGCAGGCATGACGGCGGCCAATTATAGACAGCTCATAAAGGGCGGGTTCCTACTGGAGTGGGAGCCCGTCGGCGATTGCAATGCCTGCAAGGCGAGCGGTGGGCGGTGCCGCTACGATGCCAACACATCAGCGTTCACGTGCCTTTGCTCAGACGGTAGCATGCACCAGTCGACTTGTG ATACTAAACACAACAGGAGGTTCACTTTGATAG TTTCGCTGTCTGCTGCGTCTATCTTGGTTTTCGCCTGTCTTGCATGTCTGATGTACCGGCAGAGGAAAAATATCAGATCAGCAATCTTCAGAATTTACTCTAGCAATACATCAAATATCGACGAAATGCTAAGAAAATGCGAATCTCTTGCCCTGAAGAGGTACAAGTACTCACAGCTGAAGAAAATAACAAGATCATTCAAGGATGAGCTGGGAGAAGGTGGATATGGTGTGGTACACAAGGGAAGCCTGCAAGATGGTAGAATGGTTGCAGTGAAGCTACTGAAAGGATCAAAAGGCAATGGAGAAGATTTTCTGAATGAAGTTATGAGCATCGGCCGGACTTCTCATGTTAATATTGTCAGTCTGCTCGGTTTTTGTTTAGATGGATCTCACCGAGCACTTATATACGAGTACATGTCCAATGGTTCTTTGCAGAAGCACATTTATTCAGAGAGTTCCAAACAAGCCATCGGATGGGGGGTGTTCCTAAAGATTGCGATCGGTATCGCACGAGGGTTGGAGTATCTACACCAGGGTTGCAACACCTGCATCATCCATTTCGATATCAAGCCTAACAACATCCTCCTAGATGATGAGTTATGTCCCAAAATTGCAGACTTTGGTATGGCAAAGCTATGCCACCTCAAGGAGAGCGTCCTTTCAATGGCCGAAGCGAGAGGGACGGTTGGTTTCATCGCACCAGAAGTGTTCTCTAGAGGCTTTGGACTCGTCTCCACAAAGTCTGATGTTTACAGCTATGGGATGATGCTCCTAGAAATGGTCCAAGGGAAGAAGGATGAGAAAGGAAAGGCAGACAGCTCTAGTGAAACATTTTTTCCACATTGGGTTTGGGATAATTTGGCGAGTGAGTTGCATGGATCCAAAGCCAAATATAGAACTGAAGAAATCGTAAGAAGGATGACCTTGGTTGGATTGTGGTGCATACAGATGAACCCTGAAAGCCGCCCATCCATGAGCAGGGTTATAGAGATGTTGGAGAGGAGCATGGGTGAACTGGAGATGCCGCCGCGGCCGTTCCTCTTCTCTCCGGTGCACTCGACAACAGCTTCATCCTATGCATCTGTCCAAGTCATGATGTCTTCACCATGA
- the LOC109776621 gene encoding uncharacterized protein yields MDMSRGSCSNAVGCSRIRRQPFLPRPLPLFVSKKKRKKKTPSPSHPTNPSAPSPSRAPSPLVSHIAAATPPIPSLPDSDPTPPPAPARHHPLLLASRRTSAALPLPVPEASVGALHRRAAALVPPAAGDNIWQRLRPQLPANYFGNAIVRDLVMVRVGDVMSQPLVFVAERIKRAVARVDDAFVCSVIDYLELESISPPFVSSTWPWLPASSVAGHGASPAGASSQRADLAPHADGLRRPGGGLLPSGPLWVSECAYGPRTNRVTIFGRGASRGCQEVFCICISRRAPLGLAIVP; encoded by the exons ATGGACATGTCACGCGGATCGTGCTCAAACGCCGTCGGATGCTCTCGGATCCGACGGCAGCCATTTCtccctcgccccctccccctctttgtctcaaaaaaaaaaagaaaaaagaaaactccCTCACCCTCTCACCCCACGAACCCTAGCGCTCCCTCTCCCTCACGCGCTCCCTCTCCCCTCGTCTCCcacatcgccgccgccaccccgccgATCCCATCCCTCCCTGATTCAGATCcaaccccgccgcccgcgcccgcgcgcCACCACCCGCTCCTCCTCGCCTCCCGGAGGACGTCCGCCGCTCTTCCTCTGCCCGTCCCGGAGGCCTCAGTCGGCGCCCTCCACCGCAGGGCCGCCGCGCTCGTCCCTCCCGCCGCAGGGGACAACATCTGGCAGCGCCTGCGCCCGCAGCTGCCGGCCAACTACTTCGGCAACGCCATCGTGCGGGACCTCGTGATGGTGCGCGTGGGGGACGTGATGTCGCAGCCGCTGGTGTTCGTGGCGGAGCGGATCAAGCGCGCGGTGGCGCGAGTGGACGACGCGTTCGTGTGCTCCGTCATCGACTACCTGGAGCTGGAGTCTATTAGTCCCCCCTTCGTCTCAAG CACGTGGCCATGGCTGCCTGCCTCTTCGGTCGCTGGCCACGGGGCTTCTCCAGCCGGCGCGTCCTCTCAGCGAGCGGATCTTGCACCTCACGCCGATGGTCTCCGTCGTCCTGGCGGAGGACTGCTACCTTCAGGGCCACTATGGGTTTCTGAGTGCGCCTATGGACCTCGTACCAACAGG GTCACCATCTTTGGGCGAGGTGCTTCGCGAGGCTGCCAAGAGGTTTTTTGCATCTGTATTTCCCGACGAGCTCCGCTTGGCCTTGCCATCGTTCCTTGA